TTCTCCGTGGCCATCCTGGTCATCGCGCTGTTCTGGCTTCCGGAATACATCCCCTTCTACAACACCGTGTACATCATCCTGGTGGTCTTCGTGATCGCGCGCATCAGCTTCCCCACCCGGGTCTACAACAACGCCTTGCTGCAGATACACAAGGAACTGGACGAGGCCGCCTACGTCTCTGGACTCGGCCCCTTCGGCGTGCTGCGGAACATCCTGGTGCCGCTGCTGGCGCCGGCGACGCTCTATGCCTGGATCTGGGTCGCGCTGCTTTCGTACCGGGAACTGACCCTGGCCGCCTTCCTCACCGCCAAGGACAACCAGACCCTGCCCACCCTGGTGCTGAGCTTCGTCACCCGCGGCGAGTCCACCGTGGCCGCGGCCATCTCGCTGCTCCTCCTGGCCTTCATGGTGCCGCTGGTCGTGCTGTACTTCTTCTTCGGCCGCCGCACGTTGCAACTGGGCGGCGCCTGAGCCAGGACGACCTCAATTCAAACGTTCACCGGTATCCGGCGAAAAGTACGAAACTCTGCCGAGATCGAAGGCCAGGTTGAGAGTCGAGCCGGGTTGAGCCTGAGTCTCGGAATGAAGTCGCGCCGTGACCTGTTTGCCGCCAAGCAAGGTAACGACAAAGGTGTCGGCGCCAGCCGGTTCCACCATGTCGATCAGGCATTCCGCCGTCTGAACGTCCTCGCCGGCGCGAAATCCCGCCTCCACGATATCCTCGGGCCGAAGCCCCAGGACCACCTCTTCAGGCAGATCGTCGCGGTGGCTGTCGATCAACACGAACGGCGAGGCCCCGGCCCGCTCGATCTCGATCCTCCTGCCGTTGCCGTCTCGCGATGTCCTGGCCGGGATCAGGTTCATCGCGGGGCTTCCCATGAAGTCGGCGACGAACAGGTTGGCCGGGCGCCCGTATATTTCGGCCGGTGAGCCGATCTGCTGCACGACCCCATCCTTGAGAACCACGATCTTGGTCGCAAGCGTCATCGCTTCGATCTGGTCATGGGTCACGTAGACCATCGTGGCGCCGAGGTCGTGATGCAGCTTCTTGATTTCCAGGCGCATCTCGACCCGCAGCTTGGCGTCGAGATTCGACAGGGGTTCATCGAAGAGGAACAATTGGGGATCGCGCACAAGCGCCCGGCCCATGGCCACGCGTTGGCGTTGGCCGCCGGAGAGCTGACTGGGACGCCGGTCGAGAAGCTCCTCGATCTGAAGCTGCCGCGCCACCTCCTGCAACTTCCTGGCCTGGCTCGCCCGGTCCACCCCGCGCACCTTCATGCCGAACGTGATGTTCTTGG
This Deltaproteobacteria bacterium DNA region includes the following protein-coding sequences:
- the ugpC gene encoding sn-glycerol-3-phosphate ABC transporter ATP-binding protein UgpC, translating into MTPILEIRNLCKSFGAVEILKGINVSMEAGGFLVLVGPSGCGKSTLLNCIAGLEPISGGTIHIGGRDMTHVSPKDRNIAMVFQSYALYPTMSVAKNITFGMKVRGVDRASQARKLQEVARQLQIEELLDRRPSQLSGGQRQRVAMGRALVRDPQLFLFDEPLSNLDAKLRVEMRLEIKKLHHDLGATMVYVTHDQIEAMTLATKIVVLKDGVVQQIGSPAEIYGRPANLFVADFMGSPAMNLIPARTSRDGNGRRIEIERAGASPFVLIDSHRDDLPEEVVLGLRPEDIVEAGFRAGEDVQTAECLIDMVEPAGADTFVVTLLGGKQVTARLHSETQAQPGSTLNLAFDLGRVSYFSPDTGERLN